In Glycine max cultivar Williams 82 chromosome 4, Glycine_max_v4.0, whole genome shotgun sequence, the genomic stretch caaattctttctttctttcttgcatTGTGCTGTGAATTTTCAATATTATCTTATCTCTTTTACACATTTGAAGTGCATTGTAACACCTATAATGCACTGGACAAAAAAGTGCCTTGATATATCTAGCCTTTTGCTAGTTGCAGCCCGACAGACTCCAAAGGAACATAGAGAACCCCCCCTCCTACATGTTCCATCGAACATGCATGTTACATGATAATGGAAAagcattatgtttttttaaacaaattttggatttttctgATAACAGTACTCTCAGCGTAGATTGAGATACTGTTTCAAATCTTTGAGGTTGTTTGATCCACAAAAGAACAGATTACGATCTCACTGAGTTGTCATTTTAcatttgataattgatattttatttgaacttaaagcaatgttgattttttatttttttattttttaaattcctgaATGGGTGCcatcataatatataattaactctaaacaaaaggaaagaaaatggcGTAAGAAACAATTATTAACTTTAGAAACACGagtaaaatcattttcaatggtgttcatttaaaataattcactTTTAGATTTTTAAGTGAGTCCCACTATGGCACATTAAATTTAAGTAATTCACCTATATTTTAatctctctttcctttttttttttagattatccTCCAAAGGTAATAAAGACCTACATTATACTTTAATAATACTATTCTTAAccaatccattttttttatttgcacttaattttgtttctccattaaattattaaagtattagccttttaagtaataaataattgttttatattcgtAAACTGCTCACCTTGTCAACTAAACACTAAATCACAcatgtttaatttgaattaatgttCTCAGTCACTAAACGTACTTTTAAACAGTCTTTGTATATCTTTTGTTTCAAACATACTTTTGAATACTTTGGAACGATAATTATTAAAACAtgctataaaatataaatcaccttgaagagaaaagaagacgaagaagaaaaagaaagaacagttcCTTAATGTAAAGGATTCACTTAATCAGCTTTATTAGAGTTTCTCTAATTAAGAATTCAATTTGATCTCGGTACGTATAAAATCAGTCTACCCAATTTaatctttgaagaaaaacaGTCATTAAATAATCactgaaattataaatatgaagaACTTAATAAGTTCTTGAGTCACTTTACTTCaaattttagaatataattagtctttgaaaaatgaaattatactaatttagtcgtcaataaaataattaacgactaaatttttttcctaaaattttaattgaaattggtGAAGGactaaataattaacattaacgGTCTTGAAAGATTATTTGATGActatttctttctttaactACTAAATTTGGAATGAATGAATGATTGTTTTAGAGACCAAATCCATTTAAACAATAAGCTTTTttgtttgagattttttttaaaagaataattatttcCTGCAAATAAGTAGTTACAAAATATGCACTCATGCTTTCGTTTCAATTTAGAGAATACAGTACTATTTAAATGGATTTAAAACTAGGAACATATCTACACTACCAACCACCAATTAAGCATTAATATTCCAGTACCACGCACTCGCAGATTAATTTTACAAGGAAATTCCAGGGATGAAAGTTATAAACCAGAGGGATTGGTAACAATGAGGAATTTAATTTTGGGCGATTATTTGTAATGGTTAAGCTTCCATGCTTTGTTTATTTTCTCAACTACAGTTTCATGCAAATCCAGATTACAataattagtgtacacacattaatttttcaatCCAAACTAAATAACTAAGGGTTCGAAGCCAAGTTGGGAGTTGAAACTTCATTTCCACAAATTGGACAAACCTTCTTAATTTGAAGCCACTTTCTTATGCAATCTGAATGATAAGGGTGCTCACATTGAAGTGCCACTAGTGCTTCACCTTCTTCATATTCAACCTGACAAATCACACAACGATCAATGCCACTTTTGCTTTCAGCACATTGGCAGGTATAAGGGTACAAGCACAAAGAGATTTCATTTGCTGATAACCCTCTTGtttcttctcctataaactCTTCCAACTCCATCAATTCTTCATAAGATAATTCGTCTGGATCAATctcatcttcttccatttcCATGTCTTCATCATCATCGTCGCTTCCTTCACCTTCAAGAAACCGAAGGTCGGTTTCAAACTCTTGACTCGCTATAAAGTCAGgatcaccatcatcatcattatctaTAGAGGAGTCACTTAGATATTCATCACTTTCACTTTCAATAGTTGAAAGCATTGTGAACTCTCTCTCTTGTTCTTGCATGCTCATTGCTAGAATAAAATCAAAGTCAACTTCTTCTAGTTCAACGTAAGGGTTTTTTTGGGAAGACTGTTTCCCCTCCTCACCTTCCATTGAAGGAGAAAAGGGTGTTCCAATGCAGTTGGTGGATTGAGAACAGATAAATGCAATTGGGGTATTTGAGTGGATGAATTTTGAGATTTCTTTGGGAGATGAACAAACTTCAATGTAAAGTAATGGTAACCCTTTATCATGGATTCCTAACATTCCTGATTCTTGTCTATTCCAAGGTATCCCACCGTGGCATTACCAAATATAACGATAATAAACTTTGAACTTTCTTTTTGGATAAGGCAACCTTTATACAAAGCAATAGTAAAACATTCTCCTTAAGCTGCAATATACCTTATTCCACAGAAGAAGCTATCAATTAGCATACTCAGCTCTtaacatttatttatgtattacaTTATTTAGTAGTATTTGTCAATTTCTTGATAcagaaatcaaaatcaaagaaacaaaaatgctttgtAGAACCTTTCTCCTAGTTATTTCACAAGAgggaaaaaaccaaaaaagataaaagaaaacttCAATAAGAAGTGTTTTGAATGTGCAGCTGTCAAAGTCATCTTCTTTATCTTTACTTGATGCCTTTTTCCCTGTTATGAAAGAATATCTaacaaggaaattaaaaaaaaaaatctttttcatcCTACCAAATCACAAAGATGCATTGATACAAAGTGGTTGTATGTGTACCCTCTACTAAAATATTCTACCTTCTCTGCCTTGGAAGAactcttttccttttagttATTCCTTTTCTTGCAAACTTAGATGTACGGGTTACCTTGATGTCATGGACTGTGCCTATGTAATTGCCATGCTTAGTGACAATGCTTGTGTAACTGGGATCTCCGTGACTatgatttcttttaattttatatctaaGATCTCTACCAATTTCAACTCGAGCATGATGTTTCCTAGGCTGCAAAGATCTCCTTAAGTGGGAGCCTTTATAGTCTCTCCTTCTACGAGAAATTGAGCTGCTTGTTTTTGCAGACGTTGGAAAATGGTATGAAAGGCTTTCATCTGTGTAATCTTCTCCATTCTTAAAGTAGAACTCTTGATTCATGTCCACTCGGaacctccttcttcttcttctccttctcttgaGCTTGTGTAGCGTAAGACACAAGAAAGAGCAAGAATACTCCCAAGCATGGAAGCAAGAAGAGAAACATACCCATATCATTTTGCAAGAAGACCGGCAAAGACATCCACATATGCCCAATTTATGCACCAGATAGAGAAACAACAGAACTGCAagaaaacagaacacacatacCCAATTTCAGACgtgtcaaattaaataatagggGCTATGTTCATGTTAAGTAATAAAAAAGATCATGTTGCAATCTACCAAGCAGTTGAACTCACCAATGTACAATAACATAAATACCATGGCTAGCTTCAGGAGATTGGTAACGCAAAAGTTTTCGATATAGCACATGACATCCCATGTTGGTCCACACACTGAGCTGAAACATATCCAAAGACATATACATGTATCAAGCATGAAGTGGGAAAGTGAAGAAAGACTATTCTTAAGCAcaaggagcacaaaccacaagaattttaattataaaactacctACACAACATTTCACAACTACTCTAGAATATACGGTTGAGGCTCTGCTCTATTAGTTGTGGAAATAGCAATATTTAACCGCAACGTCTAAATTCTAAAAGACTATACAGTATACTAGAATGGATATATCATAGTCATGCGATATTGAACTATTGATAACCACTGCATGTTCTTACCTGCAAGACTTTCCGGAAAGATATTCAATTGGAGCATTAAAGAGTTTGCCAACAGCATTTCCTAAGCCCGAAGCAAATGATTCAATGACGTTGCCCATATTCAATAACCAGAGAGCTGTAGGGAATATCATGGAACAAGTATTACTAACCCCTTTCCAGTAACTTTGGAGAgttaagagaaagagaaggttTATATTTCAATGCAATGCATTCAGTAAGCAATCTACTTATTTCTTTCTCAAACTGATGGCATTAAGGAAGACCACTTTAAAGGATTCTTCCTAACTCCTTTCTTTCAACTTATATCATTTTGTGCTTGCCCATAGTTAAAAATTACTTGCAGGACCATTCGGGTCCCTGGCATATTGAAAAGgcaaaaaatggagaaaatgcTAACTGCCTCTCAGTCTACAATTTTACTCTATAAGGATTTCTTAATCAAGAAGTGATTAAATTGTCTTTTATTTGAACATTATAACCTACTAACGGAAATACATGCGCCACAGCACTTGTGTAATTGCATTTCTGTtgtgttataatatttttatttcattaaaattaatataatgtaatgattatttttattatgtattgattattgtgtatattaattttagtttaatattttctaatctTATGCCTCTAtaattcatttatgtttttacttttagtatatttaattaagaactaATTTTGAAAGAgtgagaatgaaaataaatgaaatgccaatttttttattatttcaaataatttaatacagagcttaaacaaaataaactaaaatatttataatcaaatattttaattaataatatggttagaaaaggaaagaaagcatataattaaacatgtttatcgtagcatataaaattaaaaaaagataggaAAAAGACATTAacaattgataaattaatttttgatgtTACAACACATGTAACAAAATTGTCCAGGTAATTgtatatatttgtattattattttttagtttttaattaaaaaatgagaggagaaaataaaatagaaaaatatgaaacagtatttttttaataataatagaaaaataagaggagaaataaaataatttaaaaatattccaattttttttacagagagaaaaaataataagaaaaaataaaaataaaataaaaggttaaTTTAACAACTATCACATTAACAATACCAAATTTATCTGTGAGGACAAAATTCAACATTGTTACAACTAACAACATCTAggaattaatgaatataatacgttaaaaatataacatgatTAAGATCCTACCAACAAAAGATATCTGGATGAATAACCATTTTTCAAAGTCAGGGAAAAACTTAACAACTTTAAACCCCTTTTTTGCATTCTGCTCAATGAATGACAAACCATAGATAGAAAATACTACAAAACTAGATTATAAGAACAAcacacaaatatataaaaatcattatcGTTAATCtacaaaaattggaaaaacTGGAGAACACAAAACTGAAAAactcacataaaaaaaattaattgaccaTAGAAAAACTACAATAATCTTGGTGCTGAAGTTCTTTTCAAAGATAGAAAGGTAGAAAGGAACCAAAAGTAACATCAAGTGCACAATCCACTTCCTCTGCAAAGACAAATAactaagcaaaaaaagaaaaaaaaaacattattcattcCAGAGATAAGGATGTTACATAAGAGAGAAACCACATCATTTCATAGGAAAAACAAAGTTTAATTCTTCCAAACAAAATAGGCCTCTGTTCCTATAAAACTGTAGAAGTTCTTTTGTCACTCATTTGataaataatgaattattttatcattcagTTGACAACTTTGAAATTCCATGGTAAAACTACAATAAGTAATCGCACCCTTTTGATTGTTTAGCACTTGCAAAATTTAAGGGGAAGgatttgtaaaacaaaaaaggTATTCTCGGGCCTTTCATTTTGCATGGATATGCAGCCTTTCCTTGTCACTATTTTACCAATCCATGCTCTTCAGGTTAAATTTTTATGTGAATCCTCTTTCCCAATTCAACTATATATACGTACTAAGGGGAAAAAAACTATAatcattagtttaaaaataatgataaaataattaaaacttaaaacctGATTGCAATATGAATTAATGAGTGCAAACGTATAATGtatgagagaaaaaattaaaaataactcaaaTTTTACAAAGTGAGATTAAATTTTAAGGAAAAACAAGTACCTGATCTGAAATTTGACTAATTTGGAGTAGCACGTCGGTaatgtgaaaaatgaaaatgcctTCTTTATTGAGATGAGAAAGACAAAAGTAAAAGGTTACACGCAGTACATGGAAATGAGAAACGAGTTTCAAGAAAGTAGTCATAGATAATAGGTGTACGTAGAAAGAGAGTGTGGATAaatggaagaaggaaaaaaagataagaatcatACCTGAGATTGAGATTGAGAATGTATTGTTGTAGTGTGGTGTATTGAGTTAGAAGAAATCCATGGATGATGGGCAGATAAACATGATTTGAAGGCACACAATGAGAGAGAGAGGTAAGTTTTGGAAAAGATAGGAGTAATAACTGCACACACATCGCaaggagaaaaagaataagGGAGATTAGCAACGTGGAAGCAGTTTCTAACATAAAATACTTTGGTAAAggctaatttttaataaaactgaAGCTCACCTTTTacttgaaagagagaaaaaggaagtaCAGAATAATTAAAGAACATAATTGtctgaaaaacaaattaatcaaaagtGGTTACCATAAGTAATATCCACTTTATCTATTGTTATAATTATAGATGTTATAGATATAGATGATCTCAATATCCAAACATCTAATTTTGCCACAATATATATTTGCATGGTTGCAACTTAGAATATACCtttatatttcatataaaaGTCAAAACACATACATATGTGTATGGAGTACTTATAGCACACACTAAAGTTTACATTAAAAGAGAATGGTGGATAGGTTTTGTTAATGGTACATGTGTCTTAATTCCTTCTCGCAACAACGCAGTATGGGTGAATGCAAATCAATTCGTGGTTAAGAAAAATTGTGGGAAGTGTTTCTACAGTTATTACTGGTAAATCTACACATACATGTGTACTTGTTGTTCTGCTTTAATTACACTAACTTGCGTCCACTATAACTTTGAAACTAAGTGAAGTTAATCTCGTCCCTCCTTCGTTGAAAGGAACAAAACAAAGGACAATGATGTTAATGCTTAAAGAGAATTGAAAAATACCTGTATCTAGATGAACAGTGAGTCGATAAAGATAAATTAACTAACAAAATGGTAGAAGAAACGAAGATGTCAGAAGTCGAAAAATCTAGCATTATTTGCACTCTCTTAGTTCAGGTACATAAGAAGTTAACGAAAAAGAAAGTCGTAACTGCtacattttttgaaagaaaaaactgCCGATTTAAAAGCCCGGTCCATTGAACAAGGGCCACACCAATCCATCGTTTGGAGGGTTGGGTTATTTGAGTACGttcaacttttttaattaaatataaattatagttaCTCTTAcgctaaaaaacaataaaattgtgATTCTTTAATATGGTGAAGGAGATTAGAGttcatatttttaaacttatgtttaatcaaatttttataatttaaaataattgtaattttaattaaaaaaactaatcaaggacttatattaaaaaaatttaaaaaatctttaattaataagaaaacatGACAATtgtattggttaaaaaaataacaatatcgAAATGAAGAGAGATAGAGAAGAGGGGTTGAGTTGGAAGAAGTGACAGATTGTTTGACGTCCGAGGATAGgaactaaaaggaaaaaatttagTAATAGTAGGagattaaatgaataattaaatcttaaattgaTGAGTTACACGGaacaaaaacaattttacaaGAAATTTCTTCCTAAACTTTTTGGGTGCAAGCATGTGGTTTTTAAAACCTGATCAGTAGAATGATATGATACTTTTTGTTTTCGATCCTTGTAGGTTCATGGGGATTACTCAGAAGATGTTGGTGTAAAGGCAGACAGACCTGTTGACGAAACAATGGCTGAGGGAGCCACTGAAGTTGTTGGAGCTTGATCAGTTCATAatgcatttttgtttgtttagaaTCCCTGTTGc encodes the following:
- the LOC100526881 gene encoding RING/U-box superfamily protein yields the protein MEGEEGKQSSQKNPYVELEEVDFDFILAMSMQEQEREFTMLSTIESESDEYLSDSSIDNDDDGDPDFIASQEFETDLRFLEGEGSDDDDEDMEMEEDEIDPDELSYEELMELEEFIGEETRGLSANEISLCLYPYTCQCAESKSGIDRCVICQVEYEEGEALVALQCEHPYHSDCIRKWLQIKKVCPICGNEVSTPNLASNP